The Lycium barbarum isolate Lr01 chromosome 9, ASM1917538v2, whole genome shotgun sequence genome has a segment encoding these proteins:
- the LOC132611413 gene encoding uncharacterized protein LOC132611413: MVSGGHHHPADFLLIKQDDKFFSRLLSKESSAKGESSFRYYYCGGSSGSIPFVWESQPGTPKHKLSDTSVPPLTPPPSYQTKDHLKSLKKQSKSNFFLSIFPKISSKRITVSPSLASPSVSSSCSSSFSLSSVPITAYSNRRNYRSRSEIEEYDQEKLQLPASPNSTLCFGCGIGNSKRFRVNNPAKKNVKKTFSSFLGN, encoded by the coding sequence atggtgagtGGTGGTCATCATCATCCAGCAGATTTCCTACTAATCAAACAAGATGACAAGTTTTTCTCAAGGCTTTTATCTAAGGAAAGTAGTGCAAAAGGTGAGTCTTCTTTCAGGTATTACTATTGTGGAGGATCATCAGGTTCAATTCCATTTGTTTGGGAATCTCAACCAGGTACACCTAAACATAAACTTTCAGACACTTCAGTTCCACCACTTACTCCTCCGCCTTCTTATCAAACTAAAGACCACTTGAAATCCTTGAAAAAACAATCAAAATCCAACTTTTTcctctccattttccccaagaTTTCATCCAAAAGAATTACTGTTTCACCTTCACTTGCTTCCCCTTCTGTTTCATCATCCTGTTCGTCGTCGTTCTCATTGTCTTCTGTCCCAATTACTGCTTATTCTAATCGAAGAAACTATCGTTCAAGATCAGAAATTGAAGAGTATGATCAAGAGAAACTGCAGCTTCCTGCTTCACCAAATTCAACACTTTGTTTTGGGTGTGGAATAGGGAATTCTAAGCGTTTTCGAGTCAATAATCCAGCGAAAAAGAATGTGAAGAAGACATTTTCGTCATTTCTTGGTAATTAA